One window from the genome of Sardina pilchardus chromosome 12, fSarPil1.1, whole genome shotgun sequence encodes:
- the insm1a gene encoding insulinoma-associated protein 1a, translating into MPRGFLVKRNKKATPVSYRVRSDEEEQGQFPVLPTQASALTSGTIAASPPRAATSSPPNSESGRDPSRQDAKPVQFGNPEAVYQALYSPTRPVSKEHERAYFERRFNLGSPVSAESFPTPAALNSLDHLLFAPVDLKIGTSNSNRSGTTNSVPTTTATSNTTKRPSSDTNTERKSRPAPKKPKAIRKLQFEDEVTTSPVLGLKIKEALVDQKPTQPHSAGDKPLGEFVCQLCREAYVDPFALAQHKCSRIVRVEYRCPECDKVFSCPANLASHRRWHKPKPQNATMVSGNQNPKSEVTKMPAGDKGASTEIAKDTMRAELASDRDTPSPGLSESGSEDGLYDCHHCGKKFKRQAYLRKHIVSHHASQSQDVGLTAQSESKAKTPLASDQAQNQVPLNLSSSECHLCPVCGENFPSRVSQERHVRLQHSSQVYPCKYCPAMFYSSPGLTRHINKCHPSENRQVILLQMPVRPAC; encoded by the coding sequence ATGCCCCGAGGATTTTTAGTGAAAAGGAACAAGAAAGCGACACCTGTTTCCTACAGAGTTCGCTCTGATGAGGAGGAACAGGGACAGTTCCCGGTCCTGCCGACACAGGCGAGTGCTCTGACATCCGGCACGATCGCAGCCAGCCCTCCTCGTGCTGCAACATCATCACCACCAAATAGTGAGTCCGGCCGGGACCCATCCAGGCAGGATGCTAAACCGGTTCAGTTCGGAAATCCGGAGGCAGTGTACCAGGCGTTATACAGCCCCACCCGGCCCGTCAGCAAGGAGCATGAGCGGGCATATTTTGAGCGACGCTTCAACCTCGGTTCACCGGTCTCCGCGGAGTCATTCCCGACACCTGCGGCTCTCAACAGTTTAGATCACCTCCTGTTCGCACCAGTGGACCTAAAAATCGGAACCAGCAACAGCAACCGGAGTGGCACCACTAACAGTGTCCCGACAACAACTGCTACAAGCAACACAACAAAAAGACCTTCATCCGACACCAACACCGAGCGTAAGAGCAGGCCAGCGCCTAAAAAACCCAAAGCAATCAGGAAACTGCAATTTGAGGATGAGGTCACAACTTCGCCAGTGCTTGGATTGAAAATAAAGGAGGCACTGGTCGACCAGAAGCCCACACAGCCACATTCAGCGGGCGACAAGCCTCTCGGGGAGTTTGTCTGTCAGTTATGCAGAGAGGCGTACGTCGACCCGTTCGCTCTGGCCCAGCACAAGTGCTCCCGCATCGTCAGGGTCGAGTACAGGTGTCCGGAGTGTGACAAGGTCTTCAGCTGCCCCGCTAACCTGGCGTCCCACAGACGCTGGCACAAGCCAAAACCGCAAAACGCGACGATGGTATCTGGAAACCAAAACCCCAAATCGGAGGTCACCAAAATGCCCGCCGGGGACAAGGGCGCGTCGACCGAGATTGCCAAGGATACCATGCGCGCGGAGCTTGCGAGTGACAGAGACACACCCAGCCCCGGGCTGTCAGAGTCGGGATCTGAAGACGGGCTATACGACTGTCACCACTGCGGGAAAAAGTTCAAACGTCAAGCTTATTTGAGGAAGCACATTGTGTCTCATCACGCCTCCCAAAGCCAAGATGTTGGCCTGACAGCCCAGAGCGAGAGCAAAGCGAAGACGCCGCTCGCCTCAGATCAGGCACAAAACCAAGTGCCGCTGAATCTCAGCTCCTCCGAGTGTCACTTGTGCCCGGTTTGTGGCGAGAACTTTCCCAGCAGAGTGAGCCAAGAGAGGCACGTTCGCCTCCAGCACTCCTCACAGGTGTACCCCTGCAAATACTGCCCCGCGATGTTCTACAGCTCCCCGGGACTAACGCGACACATCAACAAATGTCACCCGTCGGAAAACCGCCAAGTCATCCTCTTACAGATGCCGGTGCGGCCAGCCTGCTAA